One Candidatus Hydrogenedentota bacterium genomic window, GTCATAGTCCCTCTCGCCATCACGGTGGTCGTGGTCCGCTTCATTTTCCAGTTGACGGTGGGAAAGGTCGCCCCCTTCACCCAGCTTTTGGTGGGGGAGCTTCCGGAATATGCCATCACCGCCATCTCGCTGGCTTTTGTGGTCGCGGGGGTGTATGCCGCCGGTGTGGCCGCCACGGTGGTGCTGGGAAAACGCCTTATTCTGATTGGGGAATTATTCATTGACCGGATCCCGCTGGTAAAAACCGTCTACAGCTCCTCCAAACAGATGGTGGAGTCCCTCACCCTGCAGAGCATTGCGGGGAGCATGAGAGTCCCCGTGCTGGCCAAGTTCCCGTTCACGGGGGCCTATGCCATGGGTTTTCTTGTCGGGACGGTCCGCTGCGCGGACGGAGGCATTCTTTACAAGACCTACCTGCCCACGACGCCCAATATCACGGTGGGCATTCTGGAACTGTACCAGCCTGAAGACGTCTTCTGGTGTGGACTGGGGGTTGAAGAGATGGTGAAATCCATCGTGTCCGGCGGCATCCTCGCGCCGGCAGTGATGCGGCTGTCGGCATTTTCCGATCCCAAAACCCGCAACTTGGCGGGACTGGGAGCCCATGAGTGACTCTTTGGCTTCCCTTCCCTTGGCGGGAGACGCCCTAACACCGCCCGCTGAGCGACCGGATGCCCTTCACCAGGTGGTCTATCCCCTCGTCGGTAAGGCGGGGATGGATGGGGAGGGTGACCAGCCGCTCCGCTACGGCGTCGGCCACGGGGAACTGGCCCCGCTTGAACCCGCGTTTCTGGAAGGCCGTGGTCCAGTGCAGGGGGATGTAGTGGGTGCCGATGCGGACGCCGTGCTCCTCGCGCATGGCGTAAACAAAGTCGTCCTTTCCCATGCCGAACGCCGCCGCGTCAATCTCGATGGGGCACAGGTGCCAGACGTGCTTGTTTTCCGGAAGCGCAACGGGCAGTTTCAGCCCGGGCGTGCCTTCCAGCCCCTCCAGAATGCGGGCCGTGACTTCCGCGCGTTTGGCGTTGAGCGCGTCCAGCTTCCCCAACTGGACCAGCCCGACGGCGGCCTGCATGTCCGTCATGCGGAAGTTGTAGCCGCAGTCGTCGAAATCCTGCCACCAGAACCGTTTTCCCATGGGCAGTTTTTCCTCGTCCAGGCTGCAATACTTGGTGCTGGCGCCGTAGACGCGGGTGCAGTGGGAGCGGTACAGGGCGACGCGCTCGAAGAGTTCCGGGTCGTTGGTGGTGATGATGCCGCCCTCGCCCAGGGTGGACATGTTCTTCTGCTCGTGAAAGCTGAAACAGCCCGTGGCGCCCATGCCCCCCGCCTTGCGGCCTTTGTATTCCGCGCCCACGGCATGGCAGGCGTCCTCGACCACGGCGAAGCCATGCTCCCGCGACAGCGCGAGAATCGGGTCCATGTCGCAGCATTGGCCGTAGAGGTGCACCGGGAGTACGGCCTTGGTGTTCGGCGTGAGTTTCTCCGCCAGCCGGTTCGGGTCCATGTTGTACGTGGCCGGGTCTATGTCCACAAAGTCCACCTCGGCGCCGAGGGTTGCGCCCGCCGCCGCGGTGGCTATCCAGGTCAGGGGCGTGGTGAGCACCCGGTCGCCGGGCCCCACGCCCAGCCCCAGCAGGGACAGGAAGAGGGCGGCGGTGCCGTTGGACACGGCGCGCGCGCGGCTTGTGCCGCAGTATTCGGCAAAGGCCTTCTCGAAGGCGATGCAGGCGTCGCCGGAGGTCGGGGCGTTCTGGCGGAGCACCTCCGCCATGGCCTCCCGCTCCCCGTCGCCGTAGACCGAACCAAACTTGCTTTCCAGTTCAAACAGGATTTTGGGGGCCATCGCTCAGGCTTCCTTTGCCAGGGTTAAAACGAGGTCCACAGCCCGCTCCAGGTCCACCATGGGGGTCTTGAGCGTGCGCCGTGCAAGGCTGTTTTCCAGGGACACGTCACGGGGGCGCGGCGCGCGGCCGGGGATGTTGCCGGGGTCTTTCGGCACGACCAGGCTTTCGGGATGGCCCAGGTGCCGCGCGATGCGCCGCACCATGTCCACCCGGTTCATCCGGTCATTGCCCGACAGGTGGAGGGTGCCGCGGAAGCGGTCCGCCGCCAGTTCGAGCAGGGCGCGGCCCAGGGTGGCCACATCCACGGGGCTGCGGATTTCATTGGGCGGCACGCCCACCTCGCGGCCCTCGCGGAACGAGGCGATCATTTTTGCCAGGAAAGAGTTTCCCGCGCCCAGCACGGGCAGGCCCATCACCAGCGCCACCCGCGCCACCACCGCGTTCTCCAGCGTCCCATGCACCGCCGTTTCCGCCAGCACCTTGGTCTCCCCGTAGAAGTTGACCGGGTTTACGGGGTCCTCCTCGGTGTAGCGGCCCCGGTCCCCGTCAAAGACCGTGTCCGTGGAGCAGTGGACCATGCGGGCGTCCACCGCCGCGCAGGCCTCCGCCAGCCGCAGGGTGTAGGTGACATTAATCCGCTCGGCCTCGTCCTGATGGGCCTGGCAGTAGTCTATGTCCGCAATGGCGGCGGTGTGCAGCACGGCGGCCGGGCGCAGATCGCGGATGAGGGCCGCCGGGGCCGTTCCGTCGCCCGGCTCGATGCGGTGCCAGAAGAGGCCTGTGCGGTGGAGCAGCGGTCCGCCGCGAGACAGGGCGTGAAGTTCCCATTCCGGCCCCGCCTGGGCCAGAATGCTTCCCGCGACAAAACCGCCCGCGCCGGTCAACACCAGTTTTTTATTCATGCATTTTTCCCCGGTGGGTGAGGAACCAGAGGAACATCCCGCAGCGGGATCATAACACGGAAAGCGCGGCCTGTTGCCAAGTTCCCATCCATCCCGCCGCGACCCGCAGAAAACATGCCGTCGCCCGCCGTCATTCTTGGGCAGTATTGTGGTATACTTCCGCAAATCCAACCCCCACAAGGAACTTCAAGCGGTGAAATGCATGCTTGCCACAGCGGACGGGAGTGTGTTTGAGGGCCAGAGCGTGGGCGCCGAGGGCGAGTCCACGGGCGAGCTGGTGTTCAACACCAGCATGACGGGCTACCAGGAAATTCTGACGGACCCGTCCTATGCCGGACAGATAGTGACCATGACGTACCCCCACATCGGCAACTACGGGGTGAACGAGGACGACGTGGAGTCGGGCCACCCCTATGTGCGCGGTTTTGTCATGCGCGAGTGCTGTTTCGAGCCGAGCAACTGGCGCGCCACGGCCACGCTCCCGGAATACCTGAAGAAGCACAATGTCGTCGCCATTGACGGCGTGGACACGCGCCAAATCACGCGGCTCCTGCGGACGAAGGGGGCGATGAAGGCGGTGATCAGCACGGTGGAGACGGACGCGGACGCGCTGGTGGCGAAGGCGCGCGCGGGCGCGGACATGGCGGGCAGCGACTTTGTGAAGGAGGTGACGATCCGCGAGTCCTACGAGTGGCCCGCGCCGCCGAACGCGAAGTACCGCGTGGTGGCCATGGACTACGGCATCAAGCGGAACATCCTGCGGCTGCTGGCCCAGGCCGGCTGCGCCGTCACCGTCCTGCCCGCCACGGCGGGCCCGGAGGAGGTCATGGCGCTGGACCCGGACGGGGTGTTCCTCTCGAACGGTCCCGGCGACCCCGCCGCCCTGCCCTACGTCTACCCGACGGTGCAGGAGCTCATCGGCCGTCGCGTGCCCATTTTCGGCATCTGCCTGGGCCACCAGATTCTCGGCCACGCCCTGGGCGGCACCACGTACAAGCTGAAATTCGGCCACCGCGGCGGCAACCAGCCGGTCCACTACGCGCCCACGGGCAAGGTGGAGATCACCGCGCAGAACCACGGTTTCGCCGTGGACCCCGCCTCGCTCAACCAGGACGAGGTGGAGTTCACCCACACCCACCTGAACGACCGCACCTGCTCGGGCATGGCCCACAAGACCCTGCCCATCTTCAGTGTGCAGTACCACCCCGAGGCATCCCCCGGCCCGCATGACAGCCGCTATCTCTTTGCGAAATTCACCGGCCTCATGGATGACTACAAGGCGCGGCGCGTCAGCGCCTGAGCGGTCCGGGATGCCCGCGCTCCTCATCTTCGACGTGGATGGCACCCTGCTCCAGACGGAGCGGGTCACCGTGCCCGCCGTCCAGCGGACCTTTGCCGCGCACGGGCTGCCCGTGCCGGAGGAGGCGGTCATCTGCTCCTTTTTCGGCAGGCCCGTGGAGGACTACGAGGCCTGGCTCGCGGAACAGTGCCCCCCCGGCCTCGCCCCCGCCCTTGTCGCCGAGACCAACGCCCTGGAACTGCGCCTCATCGGCGATGAGGGCCGCCTCTACGACGGCGTGGCGGACACCTTGGCGCGGCTCCGCGCCGACGGTCACCAGCTCGCGGTCTGCTCGAACGGCCCCGACGACTATGTGAACGAGTTCCTCGACGCCCACCGCCTGCGCCCCCTCTTCCACGCCGTACGCGCGCGGGGCACCCGGTACAGCGGGAAGGTCGAGATGACCGCCGAAATCCTCGCGGAACTGACGGCGCGGCCCGGTTTCTTCGTGGGCGACCGCGACGACGACGTGGTTGCGGCGCACGCCCACGGGCTCACCGCCGTGGCGGCGGTCTACGGCTTCGGCGGGCACCATGAGCTGGCGGGGGCTGATTTGAGGCTGGAGCGCTTCGCCGATTTGCCGGGGCTGATCGCGTCGCGGGTATAATCTGCTCCAAGAACTGGACAAGATAATCGCCAGTTATCTCACCGTCCCGGCTTTGTTTGACGGAGGCAAGTCTGTGACTGGGCGGAACTCCGGGGAAACGGTGGCGGCATTTGAAGGGCCGCTCACATCGCTTTCTTAGCCCCTCTCACACGTCCGGTTTCTTTGTTTGACTCGGCGGCCCGATGTTCCCTCTTCCGGGCCTCCGCATGGGGAACGAGTTCCATCCCGACCCATTCCGCGCCGAGGGCGGCGGCGATTTCCGCAAGGCTCTTGAGGGTGAGATTCTGCCCGCCGCGCAGTTTTTTGGCGATGTTGGCCTGGGTTACCCCAAGGCGCCCCGCAAGTTCCTCCTGGGTAACCCCCGTCTGCTTCATGTGGCGGCGGATGATGCCTGTGACGGCCCGGGGCAGGTATTCGGCGGCATATTCCGGTGACTTGTGGAGTTCCGCGTAAAGCTGATCAAAATAGTTCATGTCCACAGTCTCCTTTTACTCGAGCGGCAACAACCCCAGTTGTTTCAGTGCGTCCATTTCTTGCCTGGCTTTCTTGATGGCCCGGTCCTGTTGCCTGACTTTTCCCGCTTTTATCCAAGTGTGGTGCAGAATGATGCATTTGCGCCGATGCCTGTCATAGTGGCCGAACACACGGATGCCCGCGCTGTGCTCTTTAAATTCGTACAGACCACCACCCAAGGCTTTCAATTGTTTCTCATGTAGGGCGTCAAGGCCATGCATCGCTGCTATCTCCAGAGTGGCCAATAGCTTCAACACTGAACCGGGATTGGAGACCCGCACATTCCTGATGGTCTCCTCAAAGGGGCAGACTCCATCCCGGACCACTGTAACCAGGGCCAACTCCGCGCCAACAATTACTTTCCGCAAGATGACAGACATATAATATAACCTTTAAGTTATAATGTCAATTCCTACCACTCCGGCAGAATGCCCCTGAAGGGCAATGTTTCTTTTATTTATGTGCCGAACGGCAGCCTTTCGTTCCTGAGCGGCAATAGTGCGACTCACACAACGAAAAGGTTTTCCTCCAAAAGCCCTTAAAAACGGCTGAAAAGAGCGTAGCATGACTCCGGGTGGTAAGTTCAACATTCATCCCGCCCCAGGATTGGCCCCACCAATTTCCCCGCAGACCGCAACCAATTCCTGAGAAACGTGGTCAAAGTGCGTATTTAACCATCCGCAGGGGGTACTGTCCCTTGCGTCACCATGGAGAAACGCGACATGACCCTTTCCTCCGGCCGCTGGGCGGCAGTGTACTTTTGCGCCGCAGTTCTGCTGAGCCTCTTTGCCTACTGGCTCTCGCTGCCCCCAAGCGCCCTGCCCGCAACGGCACCGGACACGGAATTCTCGGCGGAGCGCGCCATGGCGCATATCGAGGCCACCTGCCAGGAACCGCATCCGGCCGGCTCCGTGGCGAATGACGTGGTGTGCGACTATATCATCGCGCGGCTGAAGGAGTGGGACATTGAGAAGGAGGTGATTCACGAGCCGCACACGCGGGGGGGCAATTCGGTGACGTGGCAGCGGGCGGTGCTGGCCCGCATCCGGGGCACGGCGCCGACAAAGGCCTTCGCGGCGGACGCCCACTTTGACTCGGTTCCCTACGGCCCCGGCGCGGCGGATGACATGTCGGGCATTGCGGCCATGCTGGAGGCGCTGCGGGCGCTGAAAGCGTCGCCGCCGATGAAGAACGATGTGATTTTCTGTTTTGCCGACCAGGAGGAGACGGGCGGGGACGGGGCGCGGGCCTTCATCCTGCACCCCTGGTTCAAGGATGTGGGGATCATGCTGGGCCTGGAGACACGCGGCACCAAGGGTCCGGGTCTGATGTTCGAGACATCGGACCACAACGGCTGGATCATCCGGCAGCTTGCGAAGGCGGGGGTGTCGCCCCGCGCCACGTCCATCATGTTCGACTTTTACGACCGGATGCCCTTCGGCAGCGACTTCGGCCAGTACAAGCGGCTTGTGCCGGGCTACAACGTGGCGTACATAGACAATTTCTGCTACTACCACACGCGGCTGGACAATCCGGAAAATGTGAACCGGAACAGTCTCCAGCACCACGGCGTCTACACGCTGGGCCTGGCGCGGCATTTCGGCGAGATTCCCCTGGACGGCAACCTGTACGCGCCCAACGCGAGTTACTTCAACGTGCTGGGCGACTGGATGCTGGTCTATCCCGGCGGCTGGGGCTGGCCGTTGGCCGTGCTGGCGCTGCTGCTGTTCCAGGCCGTGCTGATTGGCGGCGTGGCCATGGGCGCTTTGCGGCCGTGGCGGGTGCTGGGCGCGTTCCTGGCGGTGCTGGGCGCGGCGGTCCTGTCGGCCCTGCTCTGGGCGCCGGGCGCGGCGATGGTTTTCATGCGTTTCCGCGAGGCGGCGCTCTACCAGAACAACGCGTACTGCCTGTCTTTCGCGCTGATGGCGCTCGCCGTCATCTTTTTCACCGTCTCGTCGCTTCACGGGCGCATCCGCCCGGCGGAGTGGATTGCGGGGGGCATGGTTCCCTGGGTGGTGCTGCTGCTGCTGTTCCAGCTTTTCATGCCCGGCGGGGCGTACATCGCCCTGTTCACCCTGCTTTTCGGCACACTCTCGCTGGCGGTGCTGTGCCGTGCGGGCGCGGGCGGCCGGGAACCCTCCCCGGGCATGACGTTCGCGGCGGGCATGGCCGTGCTGCCCATTTTTGTGGTCTTTATACCCACCCTTTTCGTCCTCGGCTACGCCCTGACGGCGATGGGCGCGGTCATGCTGTGCGCCCTGCTTGTGCTGATGACCTCCCTCACGGCCCCGCAGATGGGCCTGATGACCCCCGGATACCGGCGGGGGCTGCCCGCCGTGCTGGCCGCCGTGTCGCTGATGGTCTTCGCGGGCGCCTACATGCGGAACATGCCCAGTCCCGACACGCCGCAGTTGAACTGTCTCTCCTACGGCATGGACTTTGACAAGGGGGAGGCTTCGTGGCTGAGCGCGGACAAGAAGACGGACGAGTTCACGGGGCAGTTTTTCCCCGCCGGGACCGCCCGTGTCCGGCTGGAGGAGTTCCTGCCCGGCGACCGGCTTGAATACCTGAAGGCGCCCGCGCCCGCCTCGCCGTTCCCGAAGCCCGTGCTGGAGGTTCTTTCGGACCAAATCGAGAACGGCCGCCGCGTTGTGGCGCTGCATTTTGACTCGCCCCGGGATGCCCTGCGCGTGAACCTGCGGCTGGTCTCCCCGGCGGTCATCCACGCGGCGTCCATGAACGGCATGGAGTTTTCCGGCGGCGACAACTGGGGCGCCTATTTCGAGATGATGCCCCGCGAGGGCGTGCGTTTGCGGCTGGAGACCGACCCCGGCGCCCCGCTCGTGTTCCACATCCGCGAGGTGTCCTACGGGGTGCCCGAGTTCCCGCAGTACAAGCCGCGTCCGGACTGGATGGCCACCGAGCCGAACCGCACGGTGGACCACCGCCGCTCCCTGCGCAGCGAGCACACCTTCTCCGTGTGCACCATTGACCTGGGCGCGGGGCCGGCGGCGGAGGCGGCGGTTGAACCTGCGGCGTGAACCGGGGCATGATGGCCTGAGTGACAAGCGCAAAGGTGGACTGACATGACACGCAGGGCGTTTTTACTGGCATTGTGCTGCTGGCTGGGTCTGGCGCTGCTTGGCCCCTGCGCGGGGTCTGTTGCGGAGCCGCGCATCCTGATTGTGGGGGACAGTTGGGCCCAGGGTGTCTGGGTGGGCCGCCTGATGGAGGCGGCGCTTGATGAGGCGG contains:
- a CDS encoding NAD(P)-dependent oxidoreductase; amino-acid sequence: MNKKLVLTGAGGFVAGSILAQAGPEWELHALSRGGPLLHRTGLFWHRIEPGDGTAPAALIRDLRPAAVLHTAAIADIDYCQAHQDEAERINVTYTLRLAEACAAVDARMVHCSTDTVFDGDRGRYTEEDPVNPVNFYGETKVLAETAVHGTLENAVVARVALVMGLPVLGAGNSFLAKMIASFREGREVGVPPNEIRSPVDVATLGRALLELAADRFRGTLHLSGNDRMNRVDMVRRIARHLGHPESLVVPKDPGNIPGRAPRPRDVSLENSLARRTLKTPMVDLERAVDLVLTLAKEA
- a CDS encoding DegT/DnrJ/EryC1/StrS family aminotransferase → MAPKILFELESKFGSVYGDGEREAMAEVLRQNAPTSGDACIAFEKAFAEYCGTSRARAVSNGTAALFLSLLGLGVGPGDRVLTTPLTWIATAAAGATLGAEVDFVDIDPATYNMDPNRLAEKLTPNTKAVLPVHLYGQCCDMDPILALSREHGFAVVEDACHAVGAEYKGRKAGGMGATGCFSFHEQKNMSTLGEGGIITTNDPELFERVALYRSHCTRVYGASTKYCSLDEEKLPMGKRFWWQDFDDCGYNFRMTDMQAAVGLVQLGKLDALNAKRAEVTARILEGLEGTPGLKLPVALPENKHVWHLCPIEIDAAAFGMGKDDFVYAMREEHGVRIGTHYIPLHWTTAFQKRGFKRGQFPVADAVAERLVTLPIHPRLTDEGIDHLVKGIRSLSGRC
- a CDS encoding type II toxin-antitoxin system RelE/ParE family toxin, which gives rise to MSVILRKVIVGAELALVTVVRDGVCPFEETIRNVRVSNPGSVLKLLATLEIAAMHGLDALHEKQLKALGGGLYEFKEHSAGIRVFGHYDRHRRKCIILHHTWIKAGKVRQQDRAIKKARQEMDALKQLGLLPLE
- a CDS encoding helix-turn-helix transcriptional regulator, giving the protein MNYFDQLYAELHKSPEYAAEYLPRAVTGIIRRHMKQTGVTQEELAGRLGVTQANIAKKLRGGQNLTLKSLAEIAAALGAEWVGMELVPHAEARKREHRAAESNKETGRVRGAKKAM
- a CDS encoding M20/M25/M40 family metallo-hydrolase, with the protein product MTLSSGRWAAVYFCAAVLLSLFAYWLSLPPSALPATAPDTEFSAERAMAHIEATCQEPHPAGSVANDVVCDYIIARLKEWDIEKEVIHEPHTRGGNSVTWQRAVLARIRGTAPTKAFAADAHFDSVPYGPGAADDMSGIAAMLEALRALKASPPMKNDVIFCFADQEETGGDGARAFILHPWFKDVGIMLGLETRGTKGPGLMFETSDHNGWIIRQLAKAGVSPRATSIMFDFYDRMPFGSDFGQYKRLVPGYNVAYIDNFCYYHTRLDNPENVNRNSLQHHGVYTLGLARHFGEIPLDGNLYAPNASYFNVLGDWMLVYPGGWGWPLAVLALLLFQAVLIGGVAMGALRPWRVLGAFLAVLGAAVLSALLWAPGAAMVFMRFREAALYQNNAYCLSFALMALAVIFFTVSSLHGRIRPAEWIAGGMVPWVVLLLLFQLFMPGGAYIALFTLLFGTLSLAVLCRAGAGGREPSPGMTFAAGMAVLPIFVVFIPTLFVLGYALTAMGAVMLCALLVLMTSLTAPQMGLMTPGYRRGLPAVLAAVSLMVFAGAYMRNMPSPDTPQLNCLSYGMDFDKGEASWLSADKKTDEFTGQFFPAGTARVRLEEFLPGDRLEYLKAPAPASPFPKPVLEVLSDQIENGRRVVALHFDSPRDALRVNLRLVSPAVIHAASMNGMEFSGGDNWGAYFEMMPREGVRLRLETDPGAPLVFHIREVSYGVPEFPQYKPRPDWMATEPNRTVDHRRSLRSEHTFSVCTIDLGAGPAAEAAVEPAA
- a CDS encoding HAD family hydrolase; the protein is MPALLIFDVDGTLLQTERVTVPAVQRTFAAHGLPVPEEAVICSFFGRPVEDYEAWLAEQCPPGLAPALVAETNALELRLIGDEGRLYDGVADTLARLRADGHQLAVCSNGPDDYVNEFLDAHRLRPLFHAVRARGTRYSGKVEMTAEILAELTARPGFFVGDRDDDVVAAHAHGLTAVAAVYGFGGHHELAGADLRLERFADLPGLIASRV
- the carA gene encoding glutamine-hydrolyzing carbamoyl-phosphate synthase small subunit, giving the protein MLATADGSVFEGQSVGAEGESTGELVFNTSMTGYQEILTDPSYAGQIVTMTYPHIGNYGVNEDDVESGHPYVRGFVMRECCFEPSNWRATATLPEYLKKHNVVAIDGVDTRQITRLLRTKGAMKAVISTVETDADALVAKARAGADMAGSDFVKEVTIRESYEWPAPPNAKYRVVAMDYGIKRNILRLLAQAGCAVTVLPATAGPEEVMALDPDGVFLSNGPGDPAALPYVYPTVQELIGRRVPIFGICLGHQILGHALGGTTYKLKFGHRGGNQPVHYAPTGKVEITAQNHGFAVDPASLNQDEVEFTHTHLNDRTCSGMAHKTLPIFSVQYHPEASPGPHDSRYLFAKFTGLMDDYKARRVSA